The Mycobacterium avium subsp. avium genomic sequence CGGCAGGTGCGGCTGGGGGTGCTCGAGCACAAGCGCCGCGAGGTCACCGCGCTGCGCAATCAGAACCGGATCGACGACACGGTGCTGCGGGAGCTGCAAAACGAGATGGATCTCGAGGAGGTGCAGCTGCTGGCCGCCGCGGCCGACGAGGACGACGGCGACACGGAATAGGGCCCGTCGGTGGCCGACCGTACAGTCGGCCTCATGCTGCACACCGTCGCGGTCCGGGGCTACCGCTCGCTGCGCGAGGTGGTTCTGCCGCTGGGCCGGCTGTCGGTGATCACCGGCGCCAACGGCACCGGCAAGTCGTCGCTGTATCGAGCACTGCGGTTGCTGGCGGATTGCGGCCGCGGCGAGGTGATCGGGTCGCTGGCCCGCGAGGGCGGCCTGCAATCGGTGCTGTGGGCCGGCCCCGAGCAGCCGGCCGGCGCGCGGCGCTCCGGGAAGACCGAGGGCACCGTGCGCACCCGGCCCGTATCCCTCGAATTGGGCTTCGCTGCAGACGATTTCGGTTATCTGGTGGATCTGGGCCTGCCGCAGTCGGCCGGGAAGTCGGTGTTCGCCCGCGATCCGGAGATCAAACGCGAAGTGCTGTTCGCCGGCCCGGTGCTGCGGCCCAGCACGACCCTGGTGCGACGGTCCCGCGGTTTCGCCGAGGCCAGCGCCGACTCCGGCAGCGGTTTCGACGAGCTGTCCCGGTCGCTGCCGTCGTATCACAGTGTGCTCGCCGAATACGCCCACCCGCAGGCGCTGCCCGAACTGGCGGCGGTGCGAGATCGGCTGCGCGGCTGGCGGTTCTACGACGGCTTCCGGGTCGACGCGGGGGCACCGGCGCGGCACCCGCAGGTGGGCACCCGCACCCCGGTGCTCGCCGACGACGGCAGCGACCTCGCCGCAGCGATCCAGACCATCCTCGAGTCGGGGTTCGACGACCTCGACCGGGCCGTCGCCGAGGCGTTCGACGGCGCCACCGTCTCGGTGGCCATCCACGACGGGTTGTTCGACCTTCAGCTGCGCCAGCGCGGCATGCTGCGCGCCCTGCGGTCGGCCGAATTATCCGACGGCACACTGCGTTTCCTGCTGTGGTCCGCCGCGCTGCTCAGCCCGCAACCGCCGTCGCTGATGGTGCTCAACGAGCCCGAGACCTCGCTGCACCCCGACCTGGTCGCCCCGCTGGCCTCGCTGATCCGCACCACCGCCGCCAGCACCCAGGTCGTCGTGGTCACCCACTCCCGCACGCTGCTGGAGTTTCTGGATACGGTTCCGTTGAGCGAGGGCGCCGACGGCGAAGCCGTCGAGATCGAGCTGTACAAGGACTGGGGCGAAACGCGCATCGGCGGGCAGACTTTGATGACGACGCCCCGCTGGGATTGGGGCACCCGGTAGTCGAGTGTGACGCCAGACCGCCGAGCAGCACCCCGCCAGGCGAAGTTCACCCAGTGTTCAGGCCCGCGTCGGGCCAGCATTGAGGAGTGCACACGCGCGCCGCGTGTCCTCACGGTATGCGTGTCGTACAGGTCGCCAATTTCTATGGCCCTCGCTCCGGCGGCCTTCGCACCGCGGTCGACCGACTGGGCGCCGAATACTGCGCCCACGGCCACGAGGTCTTCCTGATCGTTCCGGGGCAGCGCACCGAGCGTGCCCGGCTGTACACCGGCGTGGTGCGAATCACCTTGCCCGCCCGACTGATTCCCTTCACCGGCGGCTACCGCGCGGTGCTGCCGGGCCCGGTCAAGGCGCTGCTGGAAGCGTTGCGGCCCGACGCACTGGAGGTGTCCGACCGGCTCACCCTGCGATCGCTGGGCCGCTGGGGCCGCGACCACGGCGTCACGACGGTGATGATCTCTCACGAGCGGCTGGATCGCCTTGTGGGGCAGGTACTTCCGCGACGGGCAGCGCAGAAGTTCGCCGACTTGGCCAACGCCCGCACCGCCGCCGACTACGACACCGTGGTGTGCACCACGGGCTTTGCGCGTGAGGAATTCGACCGCATCGGCGCCGGCAACACCGTCACCGTCCCGCTGGGGGTGGACCTGCAGACGTTTCATCCGCGGCACCACTCGCAGCTGGTGCGCCGCCGCTGGGCGGCGCCGACCCAGCTGCTGCTGGTCCATTGCGGCCGGCTGTCGGTGGAAAAGCGCGTCGACCGCAGCATCGACGCGCTCGGCGAGCTGTGCCACGCCGGTGTCGACGCGCGGCTGGTGGTGGTGAGCGAGGGCCCGCTGCGGGCCAGGCTGCAGCGGCAGGCCGCCCGGCTCCCGGTCGACTTCACCGGTTTCGTCTCCGATCGCACCACCGTGGCCCAGCTGCTCGCCTCGGCCGATGTGACGCTGGCCCCGGGACCGCACGAGACGTTCGGGCTGGCCGCGCTGGAGTCGCTGGCGTGCGGCACGCCGGCCGTGGTCTCGCGCACGTCGGCGCTGACCGAGATCGTCACCCCGGACAGCGGCGCATCGGCCGCCAACGACCCGGCCGCCATCGCGCGAGCGGTCAGCGCCATCGTCAGCCGGCCCGAGCGGCAGCGCCGCATTTCCGCGCGGCGCCGCGCCGAGGACTTCACCTGGCACCGGGCCGCCGCCGGCATGCTGGCGTCGTTGCGGGCACCGGTTTTCGACGATCCGGGCGGGCACTCCGAACAAACCGCCTGACCTGGCGCGGCGCGGCCGCGTCGCTCGCCGTGTGTGCGCCACCCGTTGCTCCTGTCGGCGGCCCCCGTCACCCGGGCCTTTTCGCCGCGCCGCTCGGGCGGGCGCTGGTTTGCCCGACCGCGCTGGTTAGTCTCGCTACAGACGACAAGGAGGATCCGGTGGGGGCACGCGATCAGGTATTGATCACCGCGACCGAGTTGGCCGACGTCATCGAGGCCGGAGACCCGGTGAGCATCCTGGACGTGCGGTGGAGGCTCGACGAGCCCGACGGCCGCGCGGCCTACCTGCAGGGCCACCTTCCCGGCGCGGTGTACGTCTCGCTCGAGGACGAGCTCAGCGACCACACGGTGTCCGGGCGGGGCCGTCACCCGCTGCCGTCGGGACCCAGCCTGCAGGCGGCCGCCCGCCGATGGGGCATCCGGCAGGACACACCGGTGGTGGTCTACGACGACTGGAACCGCGCCGGCTCCGCGCGCGCCTGGTGGCTGCTGCGCGCGGCCGGGCTGGACAACGTCCGCATTCTGGACGGCGGGCTGGCCGCCTGGCGGGCGACCGGCGGCCGACTCGAGTCCGGGCCGGTCGAACCAGCGCCCGGGAATGTGACTGTGCCGCATGATGATTTGCATTCCGGCAACCGTCCGACCGTGACGACCGAGCAGGTGGCCGCGGGCGCCGCCACACTCATCGACGCCCGGGCGCCGGAACGCTACCGCGGCGAGGTGGAACCGCTCGATCCCGTCGCCGGGCACATTCCCGGCGCCGAGAATCTGCCCAGCGGCGACGTTTTGGCGGCCGACGGCACCTTCCTCGACGACGACGCGCTCGCCCGGGTGTTCGCCGAGCACCGAATCGAGCGGCACGGCGCGGTGGCCGCCTACTGCGGCTCGGGCGTCACCGCCACCGTGACGATCGCCGCGCTCGCGGCGGTGGGCCGAACGGCGGCGCTGTACCCGGGATCGTGGTCGGAGTGGTGCGCGGACCCGGCCCGCCCGGTGGAACGCGGCGGCGCGTAGGCGGCTGCACCACCTGTTAGCCTGTTCCCGACAGCGCCTAGGGTTCCGGCACCACACGGTGTGACTGGTCCGAGCGGCGCCACCGCCTTCCCCGACGGAAGGCGGTCATCTGAACGGACAAAAGCCTGGAGGACCCCCGCCGGTGCGCCGCGTGCCGGCGAGAAGGTCCTGCCATGGTGGCTCTCGCCGTCCTCTTTCTCATCGCCCTGGCCGCCGGAGCGCTCGGCGGGCTGGTGGGCACCGGCTCGTCCCTGGTGCTGCTGCCAGCGCTGGTCATGATGTACGGGCCGCGAATTACGGTGCCCGTCATGGGGATTGCGGCGGTGATGGCGAACGTCGCGCGGGTTGCCGCGTGGTGGCGGCAGATTCGCTGGCGGCCGGTCCTTGCCTATGCGCTGCCGGGGACTCCTGCCGTCGTGCTCGGCGCGAACACCCTGCTGAGCATCCCGCAGGCGGTGGTCGACGGGCTGCTGGGGGTGTTTTTCCTCGCGATGATCCCGGTACGCAGGGTTGCGCTGGCCCGCCGGTGGCGGATTCGGCTGCGGCATTTGGCCGTCGCGGGCGTCGTCGTCGGCTTCCTCACCGGTCTGGTCCTGTCGACGGGCCCGCTGAGCGTGCCCGTGTTCACCGGATACGGGCTGTCCGGCGGCGCGTTCCTCGGGTCGGAGGCCGTCAGCGCCTTGCTGCTCTACATCGGCAAAATCGGCACCTTCAGCCAGCTGGGCGCGCTCAGCTTCGCCGTGGTGACCCGCGGGCTGGTGATCGGCACCGCCTTGATGATCGGGCCCTTCGTCGCGCGTCCGCTCGTGCGCCGAACCGATCAGCGGCATTATGCGCTCCTGATTGACGGCGTGCTCCTCGTCGCCGCCGCCGGCATGTTCATCGCGACCGCGACACACTGAGATAACGAACAACCCTGTGCGGGATAGGCTTTCGCGTCGTGAACACGGGCGCGTTCAACGCCCGTTCGCCCGACCGCCGCACGCCATGATCGGCTGGGCGTCCCGGCGGTAACGATCGGGCTTTATAGTCCTGATGACGTCTAGCGGAGGGCCGACAATGAGGAACCTGAACGATCGGCGCCGGGTCGTCGGCGCCGCGACCGCGCTCGGTGTGCTGGCGTTGGGGGCCGGGCTGCCCGGATGTTCCGGCAAGAACGGCCACCCGGCTGCCACCCCGAGTTCCACCGCCGCGTTGGCAAGCACCACCGTGATGATCGACGGGAACAAGCACACCATGATCGCCGGCGTCGACTGCACCAGCGCAGCAGCACAACCGAATGCGTCGCCGCCGGAATCGGGAGACCTCACCACCCGCATCAGCGTGCACGACGACTCGGCGTCGGTCTCCCTCGCGGTCTCCGACGAACAACCGCCCACCGTCGATGGCTTCGCGATTTCGCTCAAGCTGGACAACGGCCAATATCAATTGCCGTACCAGGGAACCAAATCGCCGACTCAGGTGCAGGCAACCAAGGACGGCAAGAGCTACACGGTCACCGGCACCGGCCAGGCGACCACACCCGGCCAAAGCGGGACGCGCGACGTGACGTTCGGGATCCACGTCACCTGCCCGTGAGAACGGTGGTTGTCCGCCGCGACGGCCTCTGAGATGCTGACTGCTTGGACATTTTCGCGCAGTGGCAAGGCGGCGGCACCGAACTTCGTTGGCGCTCGACCACCGCGGCCAACGACGGCAGGGAAGTCGGGGTGTTCAGCCGCCGTTGCGGCACCCCGGGTGCGCCCGCATTGGTGTTGGTGCACGGCTTTCCGACGTCGAGCATCGACTACTTCGCCTTGGCCGGCGAGCTGAGCCGTGACTTCGACATCCACCTGCTCGACTTCCCCGGCTACGGACTGTCCGACAAACCGCCCGAGCCGTACGTGTATTCGCTGTACGACGACGCCCGTCTGCTCGTCCACGCCATCACCGAGGTGTGGCGACTGTCCGACTACCGCATGCTGACCCACGACCGCGGCAGCAGTGTCGGCATGATCGCGTCGGGCATGCTGGCCGCGCTCGACCCGCCGGCCGCACCCGTCGACCTGATCCTGACCAACGCCAACATCTACCTTCCGCTGGCCAACCTCACCGCGTTTCAGAGCGCGCTGCTCGATCCCTCGACCGCGCGGGCCACCGCGGCCGCGACCACACCCGAGCTGCTGGCGGCCGGAATGGGCGCCAGCACGTTCATGCCGCGGCGGACGCTGGACGACCCGGAGATCGCCGCCCTGGCGAAATGCTTCGCCCACAACGACGGAATCCGGGTGCTGCCTGACACCATTCAATATCTCAACGAGCGCGCCGCCGACGAAACCCGTTGGCTGGAAGCGCTTTCCACCAGCGATGTGGACACCACCATGGTGTGGGGACTGCACGACAACGTCGCGCCGCTGCGCGTCCCCAACCACGTATGGCAGACGTATCTGAAGACGAAGCCGGGCCGCAACCGCTACTGGGTGATCCCCGGCGCCGACCACTATCTGCAGTGCGACGCCCCCGCGCAATTGGCCGAGATCGTGCGCCTGACCGCCCGCGGCGAGGACGTGCCGCTGCAAACCCTGGGAGATCGGCCCGACGGCGCGGTGTTGGTGGACGGCGGCGCCAGCTAGCCGCCGCGCGTCACGCTAGCGTGACAGTCGACCTCGCGCGTCACGCTGGCGTGACAGTCGACCTCGCGCGTCACGCTGGCGTGACGGTCGACCTCGAGCGTCACGCTGGCGTGACAGTCGAGGGCTAACCACCGGTGACGACCGGCAGCCGCGCCCACCCGCGCACGCTCGCGGTGCGCGCGCGCTCGGCGTTGGCGTAGTCGACTTCCCAGTCCCGCCAGCGTTTGAGCACCTCTTCGAAAGCCACCCGCGCCTCCATTCGGGCCAGCGCCGAACCGAGGCAGAAATGCAGGCCCTGGCCGAAGCTGAGGTGGCCTCCCCCTTGCCGGTGAATGTCGTAGCGGTCGGGATCGGTGAAGCGGCGCGGGTCGCGGTTCGCAGAACCGTTGAGCAGCAACATGAACGACCCTTCCGGGACGACGCGGCCGTAGTGCTCGGCGTCCCGCGCCACGTAACGCGCCTGCACCGGAGACGGCGGTTCGAAGCGCAGCGTCTCCTCGACCGCCCCGGGGATCAGCGACGGGTCGGCGGCGAGTTCGCGTCGTTGATCCGGGTGGTCGGAGAGCAGCTGTCCCATGAAACCGATCAGCCGCGCGGTGGTCTCGTTGCCGGCGCCGGCGATCATCGCGGTGTAGGCCAGCACCTCGGTGCGCGACAGCGGGCGCCGGGTGCCGTCGGGTTCGTCGATCTCGGCTCGGAGCAGCTCGGTCATCAGATCGTCGGAGGGATGATCGGCCCGCCACTCGATGTATTCGGCGAACAACGCGATCGAGTTGGCGAACACGTTCGCGTCCACCGCGGCGGGGTCACTGTCGCGGGACAACTCGATGTTGGCGACGCTGCGGTCCCGGATCTTCTCCTGGTCTTCCTCGGGGATGCCCAGCAGGTAGCCGATGGTGCGCATCGGCATCATCGCCCCCAGATCCCTGATGAAATCGAAGCCGCCGGCGCCCACCAGCGGGTCCAGCTCACGGACACAGAATCCGCGCACCAGGTCCTCCACGGCCAGCATCCGCCGCGGGGTGAAGACGCGCGACAGCAGGCGGCGGTGCAGGTCGTGCAGCGGCGGGTCCTCGAACAGCAGAATGCCCGGCGGCACTTCGACATTGGAGAACAGGATGTCGGCGGTGGTGCCCCGCCCGGATTGGTAGGTCTGCCAGTTCGGCAATTCGCGTGCCACGTCTTCGTAGCGGCTCAGCGCGTAGAAGTTGTACTTCTCGTTGTAGTACAGCGGCGCTTCTTCGCGCATGCGCTGCCACACTGGGTACGGGTTGTCGTCGATGTCAGAATCGAAAGGGTCGTAGTACAACTCGATCGCGCTGG encodes the following:
- a CDS encoding AAA family ATPase, with translation MLHTVAVRGYRSLREVVLPLGRLSVITGANGTGKSSLYRALRLLADCGRGEVIGSLAREGGLQSVLWAGPEQPAGARRSGKTEGTVRTRPVSLELGFAADDFGYLVDLGLPQSAGKSVFARDPEIKREVLFAGPVLRPSTTLVRRSRGFAEASADSGSGFDELSRSLPSYHSVLAEYAHPQALPELAAVRDRLRGWRFYDGFRVDAGAPARHPQVGTRTPVLADDGSDLAAAIQTILESGFDDLDRAVAEAFDGATVSVAIHDGLFDLQLRQRGMLRALRSAELSDGTLRFLLWSAALLSPQPPSLMVLNEPETSLHPDLVAPLASLIRTTAASTQVVVVTHSRTLLEFLDTVPLSEGADGEAVEIELYKDWGETRIGGQTLMTTPRWDWGTR
- a CDS encoding glycosyltransferase, encoding MRVVQVANFYGPRSGGLRTAVDRLGAEYCAHGHEVFLIVPGQRTERARLYTGVVRITLPARLIPFTGGYRAVLPGPVKALLEALRPDALEVSDRLTLRSLGRWGRDHGVTTVMISHERLDRLVGQVLPRRAAQKFADLANARTAADYDTVVCTTGFAREEFDRIGAGNTVTVPLGVDLQTFHPRHHSQLVRRRWAAPTQLLLVHCGRLSVEKRVDRSIDALGELCHAGVDARLVVVSEGPLRARLQRQAARLPVDFTGFVSDRTTVAQLLASADVTLAPGPHETFGLAALESLACGTPAVVSRTSALTEIVTPDSGASAANDPAAIARAVSAIVSRPERQRRISARRRAEDFTWHRAAAGMLASLRAPVFDDPGGHSEQTA
- a CDS encoding sulfurtransferase → MGARDQVLITATELADVIEAGDPVSILDVRWRLDEPDGRAAYLQGHLPGAVYVSLEDELSDHTVSGRGRHPLPSGPSLQAAARRWGIRQDTPVVVYDDWNRAGSARAWWLLRAAGLDNVRILDGGLAAWRATGGRLESGPVEPAPGNVTVPHDDLHSGNRPTVTTEQVAAGAATLIDARAPERYRGEVEPLDPVAGHIPGAENLPSGDVLAADGTFLDDDALARVFAEHRIERHGAVAAYCGSGVTATVTIAALAAVGRTAALYPGSWSEWCADPARPVERGGA
- a CDS encoding sulfite exporter TauE/SafE family protein, whose protein sequence is MVALAVLFLIALAAGALGGLVGTGSSLVLLPALVMMYGPRITVPVMGIAAVMANVARVAAWWRQIRWRPVLAYALPGTPAVVLGANTLLSIPQAVVDGLLGVFFLAMIPVRRVALARRWRIRLRHLAVAGVVVGFLTGLVLSTGPLSVPVFTGYGLSGGAFLGSEAVSALLLYIGKIGTFSQLGALSFAVVTRGLVIGTALMIGPFVARPLVRRTDQRHYALLIDGVLLVAAAGMFIATATH
- a CDS encoding lipoprotein LpqH, with protein sequence MRNLNDRRRVVGAATALGVLALGAGLPGCSGKNGHPAATPSSTAALASTTVMIDGNKHTMIAGVDCTSAAAQPNASPPESGDLTTRISVHDDSASVSLAVSDEQPPTVDGFAISLKLDNGQYQLPYQGTKSPTQVQATKDGKSYTVTGTGQATTPGQSGTRDVTFGIHVTCP
- a CDS encoding alpha/beta fold hydrolase, with protein sequence MDIFAQWQGGGTELRWRSTTAANDGREVGVFSRRCGTPGAPALVLVHGFPTSSIDYFALAGELSRDFDIHLLDFPGYGLSDKPPEPYVYSLYDDARLLVHAITEVWRLSDYRMLTHDRGSSVGMIASGMLAALDPPAAPVDLILTNANIYLPLANLTAFQSALLDPSTARATAAATTPELLAAGMGASTFMPRRTLDDPEIAALAKCFAHNDGIRVLPDTIQYLNERAADETRWLEALSTSDVDTTMVWGLHDNVAPLRVPNHVWQTYLKTKPGRNRYWVIPGADHYLQCDAPAQLAEIVRLTARGEDVPLQTLGDRPDGAVLVDGGAS
- a CDS encoding cytochrome P450; this encodes MTGTSAIELYYDPFDSDIDDNPYPVWQRMREEAPLYYNEKYNFYALSRYEDVARELPNWQTYQSGRGTTADILFSNVEVPPGILLFEDPPLHDLHRRLLSRVFTPRRMLAVEDLVRGFCVRELDPLVGAGGFDFIRDLGAMMPMRTIGYLLGIPEEDQEKIRDRSVANIELSRDSDPAAVDANVFANSIALFAEYIEWRADHPSDDLMTELLRAEIDEPDGTRRPLSRTEVLAYTAMIAGAGNETTARLIGFMGQLLSDHPDQRRELAADPSLIPGAVEETLRFEPPSPVQARYVARDAEHYGRVVPEGSFMLLLNGSANRDPRRFTDPDRYDIHRQGGGHLSFGQGLHFCLGSALARMEARVAFEEVLKRWRDWEVDYANAERARTASVRGWARLPVVTGG